Proteins from one Microbacterium proteolyticum genomic window:
- a CDS encoding ABC transporter, producing MSDPQSYGDPVDEPKEEAHDVVGRAHEGLADAEAARRDAVDPEEAAAAWNEREGGHDSAAPAATTTVHDASPVEPRSQTPVSAPAAHRSVDLEDEDARWAAYAASAEPEAGASHTATAEPVCEEHRADAAPAAGAAAAGAAAATAVAPAYADETRPVGAAQPIFVQAPEAPRPRGNRGAAGAIGLLATLVFAVLYLAATLGLGLLLGTIQTSDLADAALAALTTWSLWVPTVAFFVGFWFLGAIINRGGWGHWVVWGLLVGVISWGGYLLGALFAAPFWMLTNRQGVDLLQESVLAPLAIVAFVLGRELTIWFGAWVARRGRRVTELNDEAQREYERTLEAGPLLAR from the coding sequence CCGACGCCGAGGCCGCCCGCCGCGACGCGGTCGACCCGGAGGAAGCGGCCGCGGCCTGGAACGAGCGCGAGGGCGGTCACGACTCGGCGGCCCCCGCCGCCACGACCACCGTGCACGACGCCTCGCCCGTCGAGCCGCGCAGCCAGACCCCCGTCTCGGCTCCCGCCGCGCACCGTTCCGTCGATCTCGAGGACGAGGACGCCCGGTGGGCGGCCTACGCCGCGTCGGCTGAGCCGGAAGCCGGCGCTTCGCACACCGCCACCGCCGAGCCCGTGTGCGAAGAGCACCGTGCCGACGCCGCCCCCGCCGCGGGTGCCGCGGCCGCGGGTGCCGCGGCGGCGACCGCCGTCGCTCCCGCCTACGCGGACGAGACGCGGCCCGTCGGTGCCGCGCAGCCGATCTTCGTCCAGGCCCCCGAGGCTCCGCGTCCCCGGGGCAACCGCGGTGCGGCCGGTGCGATCGGTCTCCTCGCGACCCTCGTCTTCGCCGTCCTGTACCTCGCCGCGACCCTGGGCCTCGGGCTGCTGCTCGGCACGATCCAGACGTCCGACCTGGCGGACGCCGCGCTGGCGGCCCTCACCACGTGGAGCCTGTGGGTGCCCACGGTGGCCTTCTTCGTGGGCTTCTGGTTCCTCGGCGCGATCATCAACCGCGGCGGATGGGGCCACTGGGTGGTGTGGGGCCTCCTGGTCGGCGTCATCAGCTGGGGCGGCTACCTCCTGGGAGCCCTCTTCGCCGCGCCGTTCTGGATGCTCACGAACCGCCAGGGCGTCGACCTCCTGCAGGAGAGCGTCCTCGCGCCGCTCGCCATCGTCGCGTTCGTCCTCGGCCGCGAGCTCACCATCTGGTTCGGGGCGTGGGTCGCCCGCCGCGGACGCCGCGTGACGGAACTGAACGACGAGGCGCAGCGCGAGTACGAGCGCACCCTCGAAGCCGGGCCCCTGCTGGCCCGCTGA
- a CDS encoding spermidine/putrescine ABC transporter substrate-binding protein — translation MERSLETQVGQAVDAWLAWLPRWEPANHRGRVAPCRRCFGSPVLSAAGLGSDVPHGVQHGLSTRVKSIVDHAVAEYTSRNLPMLQTELDQQAARNRRRSYRPAEGLEPEFEGMPLDPEPEPGAPFLFTLTGLAAEEDAAIPALPPLSDAAKAALRQEVGLADDYANMIGREVCAVLLHHRLRIQAAVAEYVEPQVAAMLDDLSRSLDAPFDPRDPGPLAS, via the coding sequence GTGGAGCGGTCGCTCGAGACCCAGGTCGGCCAGGCGGTGGACGCCTGGCTCGCGTGGCTGCCCCGGTGGGAGCCGGCGAATCATCGCGGGCGAGTCGCCCCGTGCCGTCGGTGCTTCGGTTCGCCGGTGCTGTCGGCGGCCGGCCTCGGGTCCGATGTGCCGCACGGCGTGCAGCACGGCCTCTCGACGCGTGTGAAGTCGATCGTCGACCACGCCGTCGCCGAGTACACGTCGCGGAACCTCCCGATGCTGCAGACCGAGCTCGACCAGCAGGCGGCGCGCAACCGCCGTCGCTCGTACCGTCCCGCCGAGGGCCTCGAGCCCGAGTTCGAGGGGATGCCGCTGGACCCGGAGCCCGAGCCCGGTGCGCCGTTCCTCTTCACGCTGACGGGTCTGGCCGCGGAAGAGGACGCCGCGATCCCCGCGCTCCCGCCGCTGTCGGATGCCGCGAAGGCGGCGCTGCGGCAGGAGGTCGGCCTCGCCGACGACTACGCCAACATGATCGGGCGGGAGGTGTGCGCGGTGCTGCTGCACCATCGGCTGCGCATCCAGGCGGCCGTGGCGGAGTACGTCGAGCCGCAGGTCGCGGCGATGCTCGACGATCTCTCGCGCTCGCTCGACGCCCCGTTCGATCCTCGCGACCCCGGTCCCCTGGCATCCTGA
- a CDS encoding serine/threonine-protein kinase, whose translation MPQRLPSSPPILPGLAYIRPLGSGGFADVFLYGQDMPRRDVAVKVLPSDVRDPDLLRMFNAEADVLAHLSAHPSIVTVYQAGISADGRPYIVMEYCPGSLAQRYRVERMPVAEVLSIGVRMAGALESAHHAGLVHRDVKPSNILVTTFGAPVLADFGISSSLVRQGADEMLAMSVPWSAPEVIAEQTAGTVSSEVWSLGATVYSLLAGHSPFERRERGQNSREQLRRRIARASYTEIARTDVPPALQAVLARAMSRSPADRFASAREVGEALQKVQSELGLPASPLEVPAAEWAPAARAVDFADGALRGPARSRVERESVRKLRDPSGVAGLARDEDTDISAPTRSAHRVLPWVLAAATLVASAAVVVVALLATGVLR comes from the coding sequence ATGCCGCAGCGCCTGCCCTCGTCACCCCCGATCCTGCCGGGGCTCGCCTACATCCGTCCCCTCGGTTCCGGTGGTTTCGCCGACGTCTTCCTCTACGGGCAGGACATGCCCCGTCGCGACGTCGCGGTGAAGGTGCTGCCGAGCGACGTCCGCGACCCCGACCTCCTGCGCATGTTCAACGCCGAGGCCGACGTCCTCGCCCACCTCTCGGCGCACCCTTCGATCGTCACGGTCTACCAGGCCGGGATCTCGGCCGACGGGCGGCCCTACATCGTCATGGAGTACTGCCCCGGCTCGCTCGCGCAGAGGTACCGGGTGGAACGGATGCCGGTGGCCGAGGTGCTCTCGATCGGGGTCCGCATGGCGGGCGCCCTCGAGTCGGCGCACCACGCCGGCCTCGTCCATCGCGACGTGAAGCCCAGCAACATCCTCGTGACGACGTTCGGGGCGCCGGTGCTGGCCGACTTCGGCATCTCGTCGTCGCTGGTGCGGCAGGGGGCCGACGAGATGCTCGCGATGAGCGTCCCGTGGAGCGCACCCGAGGTCATCGCCGAGCAGACCGCCGGCACGGTGTCGAGCGAGGTCTGGAGTCTGGGCGCGACCGTGTACTCGCTGCTGGCCGGCCACAGCCCGTTCGAGCGACGCGAGCGCGGGCAGAACTCCCGCGAGCAGTTGCGCCGCCGCATCGCCCGCGCGTCCTACACCGAGATCGCCCGCACCGATGTCCCGCCCGCGCTGCAGGCGGTCCTGGCACGGGCGATGTCGCGCAGCCCCGCGGACCGCTTCGCCAGCGCCCGCGAGGTGGGGGAGGCTCTGCAGAAGGTGCAGTCCGAGCTCGGGCTCCCCGCCTCGCCCCTCGAGGTGCCGGCGGCCGAATGGGCGCCCGCGGCGCGCGCGGTCGACTTCGCCGACGGTGCGCTGCGCGGCCCCGCACGCTCCCGGGTCGAGCGTGAGAGCGTCCGCAAGCTCCGCGATCCGTCCGGGGTCGCAGGCCTCGCCCGTGACGAGGACACCGACATCTCCGCGCCCACGCGTTCGGCCCACCGCGTCCTGCCATGGGTGCTCGCCGCGGCCACCCTGGTCGCCTCCGCCGCGGTCGTCGTCGTGGCACTGCTGGCCACCGGGGTCCTCCGATGA
- a CDS encoding Ig-like domain-containing protein, with the protein MKRRTIAGLTSTLVAAALVVTASIVWPGLDAQETPEVDTAVWALQTGEGQRYARVNTTVGELDTVRTAGNPSQVAQGPEGAYLFTDGYSKIARIDEAQPVDLQEEQLDSAPDTPPGTTSVVTAGDFVVYRTDSGALYASRLSRAGQSVTELDPFGTAGDEDARTYTADAVTVDARGMLFAYSSVDGSVIRYDIEADELKGRDALEVDVASPVITAAGDQWVLVDADAGRVWVRGHDPVDLDTTEQLIVGDPDPRGSSVYLADDQSLWSIPVDGGETRREVGAGGNVLGQPAKPVQHDGVAYAAWLLPGDARGTLWRSDAGETDLSYGGATMPDQRRPVFVATDHAVILNETRTGWVWTVPDGTLLASSQSWTLDDRTEEAAVQSEEQLSVVLDPKPPIAEPDSFGVRAGRLITLPVLLNDHDPNEDVLSIVAESVTGLDPGFGGLSVTDDGQRLAVRVAPDATGSATFSYAVTDGTTADGLTSASTTVTLAVAPDDSNAAPVWCGVEKCLQAWPTPEVARGGTITVPVLPGWVDPDGDPLLLLSVDNPSGIGSVASTPAGEVVYQHSDDGSGGEQTVQLDVTVADTRGATTTKPLLIRVAPDPALAVQSFAVVDTAGSALTVDVGPHVTGTAGDVTIGSVRVLDDAQATATVVGGTTTFDFSASQPGVYRVDFTVTGAGRDATGTARITLLPGDAPAQLSTAPVVAFVRPQEDATLDVFAAVSNPTGRVLLLSDVVASAEDGASLTVDTVGQNDLRVSGSTAEGGPGLLGTVAYTVSDGTDDEGSRVGGEATVYLLPPAPEIAPIAVDDTVTVRAGTQADIPVLDNDVSPAGGRPTLDPASVQATPSVDGLAFASGGVLRYLAPTTPGSYEVTYRVYTTGTPSLWDEATVRITVLGPEANRAPVPDTLQGRVLSGGTTTVPFRSFGADPDGDAVVLDRIVTQPDRGTASISADGSSIVYSSVAGDRGQVSFRYRVSDPSGATGEGTVRIGVLDAEANPSPITFTDYVQVQAGADSRIRVSPLANDIDPTQGRLKLTGVRPDLPKTFVDGSDNPEYTRLDAMVENVSETGVVIRAGEASATMSFLYDVESDSGNTGRGLVVVKVVRESVPDYPVVSDTVLTLEDRDQFVSGVDVIDGRATWSGGDVGDLRVSLWGEPTGVRVDGRRVSGELPATRRVIPFAVTGTVGGQEVTTYAFVRVPGDDDLTLALRPGSAQRVDELASVEFDMAALVAVPRRATLEVGPAVTTTGVRPDGRCSVTGTVVRYDAGSGSPWTDACQVPVRVAGTEEWTVLSVPIGVVAREPQPELRPGSLTVGPGETATFDLRNMTGWQLGREDWAGIRYALEYSGSAFSSVTLDGSIVTVTGADRAVPGSENAAIVSVTSHKAVAPARLLLRVGAAPSTLPQGGTTTLQCSQASGSSCTIDAVGLPGEVNPLPRTPLEVVSVRPTSACAGVGFDVASSASVRASWTADAPGATCAATVTLKDAQGRSTAGTRDARVVLDLQGFPRAPASVRQTAYADGSLTLRIDPGEARRAYPALTGFRVRFGGQVVAECGPDGSCPSISAPNGEQREYVVTAVNAVGESSGSVRTNGWAYDPPAQPRSGEFTPVVTRGGEGNVADLVIRGVESAETGQLEIRSAAGETRTVSVGRNQDDVRVDGFQVGSNSSTQITVTPTSRFQVPAGLGGSAQGGALTFSAHGVGAPLEPNMTITSRSTGDGVSTVTVEGTARQNGTDSKLRYGIVEGGFCRVGDDGPRRDFPGKLDGVAYTFTFCVESSYDGTSYGSQSVTQEYRVAQDTAAPRGYTFEVGARPVYAENGSVARWRISGIVEGSKPPRLNDVKYRNFSDGTSSVFGSDPNIGVYFRHQLWGTESETGRVAPASGSAPYQVQASTRVASCVAGERLQVSSDSSNDQAAVSLDRAAARYTDKNGKVLTPPEGSDLVPKGATTVTNVLVTVDWSARGWGLDKAVLETSGTCQPGTASDDPSAPTTP; encoded by the coding sequence ATGAAGCGTCGGACCATCGCGGGGCTCACCTCGACCCTCGTCGCGGCGGCGCTCGTCGTCACCGCCAGCATCGTCTGGCCCGGTCTCGACGCGCAGGAGACGCCCGAGGTCGACACCGCGGTCTGGGCCCTCCAGACCGGCGAGGGGCAGCGCTACGCCCGGGTGAACACCACGGTCGGCGAACTCGACACCGTGCGCACCGCCGGCAACCCCAGCCAGGTCGCGCAGGGTCCGGAGGGCGCCTACCTCTTCACCGACGGCTACAGCAAGATCGCCCGCATCGACGAGGCTCAGCCGGTCGACCTGCAGGAGGAACAGCTCGATTCCGCTCCCGACACCCCGCCGGGGACGACCTCGGTCGTGACGGCGGGCGACTTCGTCGTCTACCGCACCGACAGTGGCGCCCTGTACGCGAGCCGACTCAGCCGGGCCGGACAGTCGGTCACCGAGCTCGACCCGTTCGGGACCGCGGGCGACGAGGACGCGCGCACGTACACCGCGGATGCCGTGACCGTCGATGCCCGCGGCATGCTGTTCGCCTACTCGTCCGTGGACGGTTCGGTGATCCGGTACGACATCGAGGCCGACGAGCTGAAGGGGCGCGACGCCCTCGAGGTCGATGTCGCCTCCCCGGTGATCACCGCCGCGGGGGATCAGTGGGTGCTGGTCGACGCCGACGCGGGCCGCGTGTGGGTGCGCGGCCACGACCCGGTCGACCTCGACACCACCGAGCAGCTCATCGTGGGCGACCCCGATCCGCGCGGCAGCTCCGTCTACCTCGCCGACGACCAGTCGCTGTGGAGCATCCCCGTCGACGGTGGCGAAACGCGGCGCGAGGTCGGCGCGGGCGGCAACGTGCTCGGGCAGCCGGCCAAGCCCGTGCAGCACGACGGAGTGGCGTACGCCGCGTGGCTCCTGCCCGGCGACGCCCGCGGAACCCTGTGGCGATCGGATGCCGGCGAGACCGACCTCTCCTACGGCGGGGCGACCATGCCCGATCAGCGCAGGCCCGTGTTCGTCGCGACCGACCACGCCGTGATCCTCAACGAGACCCGCACCGGGTGGGTGTGGACCGTTCCGGACGGCACGCTCCTCGCGTCGAGCCAGAGCTGGACGCTCGACGACCGCACCGAAGAGGCCGCGGTCCAGAGCGAGGAGCAGCTGAGCGTCGTGCTCGACCCGAAGCCCCCGATCGCCGAGCCCGACAGCTTCGGCGTGCGCGCCGGGCGGCTGATCACCCTGCCGGTGCTGCTGAACGACCACGATCCCAACGAGGACGTCCTGAGCATCGTGGCCGAGAGCGTGACGGGCCTCGACCCCGGGTTCGGCGGTCTCTCCGTCACCGACGACGGTCAGCGGCTCGCGGTCCGGGTCGCCCCGGATGCCACCGGCTCGGCGACGTTCTCGTACGCGGTGACCGACGGCACCACCGCCGACGGTCTCACCTCCGCGTCGACGACGGTGACCCTGGCGGTGGCCCCCGACGATTCCAATGCCGCCCCGGTCTGGTGCGGTGTCGAGAAGTGCCTCCAGGCCTGGCCCACGCCCGAGGTCGCGCGCGGCGGCACCATCACCGTCCCCGTCCTCCCCGGCTGGGTCGATCCGGACGGCGACCCGCTGCTGCTGCTGTCGGTCGACAACCCGAGCGGCATCGGGAGCGTGGCATCCACTCCGGCCGGCGAGGTCGTCTACCAGCACTCCGACGACGGGTCCGGGGGAGAGCAGACCGTCCAGCTCGACGTGACCGTGGCCGACACCCGCGGCGCGACGACGACGAAGCCGCTGCTCATCCGCGTGGCACCCGACCCGGCGCTCGCGGTGCAGTCCTTCGCGGTCGTCGACACGGCCGGCTCGGCCCTCACGGTCGACGTCGGCCCCCACGTGACCGGCACGGCGGGCGACGTGACCATCGGTTCGGTCCGCGTCCTCGACGACGCGCAGGCCACCGCGACCGTCGTCGGCGGCACGACGACGTTCGACTTCTCGGCGTCGCAGCCGGGCGTCTACCGCGTCGACTTCACCGTCACCGGGGCCGGACGCGACGCCACCGGCACCGCGCGGATCACGCTGCTGCCCGGTGACGCCCCCGCCCAGCTGTCGACCGCCCCCGTCGTCGCCTTCGTCCGGCCGCAGGAGGACGCCACGCTCGACGTGTTCGCCGCGGTGTCCAACCCGACCGGACGCGTGCTCCTGCTGAGCGACGTCGTCGCGTCCGCGGAGGACGGCGCGTCCCTCACGGTCGACACGGTCGGCCAGAACGACCTCCGGGTCTCGGGATCCACCGCCGAAGGCGGCCCGGGTCTGCTCGGGACCGTCGCCTACACCGTCAGCGACGGCACCGACGACGAGGGTTCGCGCGTCGGCGGCGAGGCCACGGTCTACCTGCTCCCTCCCGCTCCCGAGATCGCCCCGATCGCCGTCGACGACACCGTCACCGTGCGCGCCGGTACCCAGGCCGACATCCCGGTGCTCGACAACGACGTGTCCCCGGCCGGCGGGCGTCCCACCCTCGACCCGGCATCCGTCCAGGCCACTCCGTCCGTGGACGGGCTCGCGTTCGCCTCCGGCGGTGTGCTGCGCTACCTCGCGCCGACGACGCCGGGATCCTACGAGGTGACCTACCGCGTCTACACGACGGGAACGCCGTCGCTGTGGGACGAGGCGACCGTGCGCATCACCGTCCTCGGTCCCGAGGCCAACCGCGCCCCCGTTCCCGACACGCTGCAGGGTCGGGTCCTCAGCGGCGGCACGACGACCGTGCCGTTCCGCAGCTTCGGCGCCGACCCCGACGGCGACGCGGTGGTGCTCGACCGCATCGTGACGCAGCCCGATCGGGGGACCGCCTCGATCTCCGCCGACGGCTCCTCCATCGTGTACTCCTCCGTCGCCGGCGACCGGGGGCAGGTCTCGTTCCGCTACCGCGTGTCCGACCCCTCCGGCGCGACGGGCGAGGGAACGGTCCGCATCGGAGTCCTGGATGCCGAGGCCAACCCGAGTCCCATCACGTTCACCGACTACGTCCAGGTGCAGGCCGGCGCGGACAGCCGCATCCGCGTGAGCCCGCTCGCGAACGACATCGACCCCACGCAGGGTCGCCTGAAGCTGACGGGCGTGCGACCGGATCTGCCGAAGACCTTCGTGGACGGAAGCGACAATCCCGAGTACACGCGGCTGGACGCGATGGTCGAGAACGTCTCCGAGACGGGGGTCGTGATCCGCGCCGGCGAGGCCTCCGCGACGATGTCGTTCCTCTACGACGTGGAGTCGGATTCGGGGAACACCGGGCGCGGCCTGGTCGTGGTCAAGGTCGTGCGCGAGAGCGTGCCCGACTATCCCGTGGTGTCCGACACCGTCCTCACGCTCGAGGACCGCGACCAGTTCGTCTCGGGCGTCGACGTGATCGACGGCCGCGCGACCTGGTCGGGGGGCGATGTGGGCGACCTGCGCGTGTCGCTCTGGGGCGAGCCGACCGGTGTCCGCGTCGACGGCCGACGGGTCTCGGGAGAGCTTCCCGCCACGCGGCGCGTCATCCCGTTCGCCGTGACCGGTACCGTCGGCGGCCAGGAGGTCACGACGTACGCCTTCGTGCGGGTCCCCGGCGACGACGACCTCACTCTGGCACTGCGGCCCGGGTCCGCGCAGCGCGTCGACGAGCTGGCATCCGTGGAGTTCGACATGGCGGCTCTCGTCGCCGTCCCGCGGAGGGCGACCCTGGAAGTCGGTCCCGCCGTCACGACGACCGGCGTGCGCCCCGACGGACGCTGCAGCGTCACCGGCACCGTCGTCCGCTACGACGCGGGGAGCGGTTCGCCGTGGACCGACGCGTGCCAGGTGCCGGTGCGCGTCGCGGGCACGGAGGAGTGGACGGTGCTGTCCGTGCCGATCGGCGTCGTGGCGCGCGAGCCCCAGCCGGAGCTGCGTCCCGGCTCGCTCACGGTGGGACCGGGCGAGACGGCGACGTTCGACCTGCGCAACATGACCGGCTGGCAGCTGGGTCGCGAGGACTGGGCCGGCATCCGGTACGCGCTCGAATACTCGGGGTCCGCGTTCTCGTCCGTGACGCTGGACGGCTCGATCGTGACCGTCACCGGCGCCGACCGCGCCGTCCCGGGCAGCGAGAACGCCGCGATCGTGTCGGTGACGAGCCACAAGGCGGTCGCGCCCGCACGTCTTCTGCTGCGCGTCGGCGCCGCCCCGTCGACCCTTCCGCAGGGCGGGACGACGACGCTGCAGTGTTCGCAGGCATCCGGCTCGAGCTGCACCATCGACGCGGTGGGGCTGCCGGGCGAGGTGAATCCGCTGCCGCGCACCCCGCTCGAGGTCGTGAGCGTGCGTCCCACGAGCGCGTGCGCCGGGGTCGGATTCGACGTCGCTTCGTCGGCGAGCGTGCGGGCCTCGTGGACGGCCGACGCGCCGGGAGCCACGTGCGCGGCCACGGTCACGCTCAAGGACGCCCAGGGGCGCTCGACCGCCGGGACGCGCGACGCCCGCGTGGTGCTGGATCTCCAGGGCTTCCCCCGCGCGCCTGCGAGCGTCCGCCAGACGGCTTACGCGGACGGATCGCTCACCTTGCGGATCGACCCCGGAGAGGCCCGACGGGCGTATCCCGCGCTGACCGGGTTCCGCGTGCGCTTCGGTGGGCAGGTCGTCGCGGAGTGCGGACCCGACGGTTCGTGCCCTTCGATCAGCGCACCCAACGGGGAACAGCGCGAGTACGTCGTCACCGCGGTGAACGCGGTGGGCGAGTCGAGCGGTTCGGTGCGCACGAACGGGTGGGCGTACGATCCGCCCGCGCAGCCCCGATCCGGGGAGTTCACCCCCGTCGTCACGCGCGGTGGCGAGGGCAACGTCGCCGACCTCGTCATCCGCGGCGTCGAGTCCGCCGAGACCGGGCAGCTCGAGATCCGCAGCGCGGCCGGTGAGACGCGCACCGTCAGCGTGGGGCGCAACCAGGACGATGTGCGGGTCGACGGGTTCCAGGTCGGCAGCAACTCGAGCACGCAGATCACGGTCACCCCGACGTCGCGTTTCCAGGTCCCGGCGGGACTCGGCGGTTCGGCGCAGGGCGGGGCGCTCACGTTCTCGGCGCACGGTGTGGGCGCGCCGCTCGAGCCCAACATGACGATCACCTCGCGCTCGACCGGCGACGGGGTCTCCACCGTGACGGTCGAGGGAACCGCGCGGCAGAACGGTACCGACTCGAAGCTCCGGTACGGCATCGTCGAGGGCGGCTTCTGCCGCGTCGGCGACGACGGTCCGCGGCGCGACTTCCCCGGCAAGCTCGACGGTGTCGCGTACACCTTCACCTTCTGCGTCGAGTCCAGCTACGACGGCACCTCGTACGGGTCGCAGAGCGTGACGCAGGAGTACCGCGTGGCCCAGGACACCGCGGCACCGCGCGGATACACGTTCGAGGTGGGGGCACGGCCCGTCTACGCGGAGAACGGATCCGTCGCGCGGTGGCGCATCTCCGGCATCGTCGAGGGCAGCAAGCCTCCGCGGCTCAACGACGTGAAGTACAGGAACTTCTCCGACGGAACCTCGAGCGTGTTCGGATCCGACCCGAACATCGGCGTCTACTTCCGGCACCAGCTCTGGGGCACGGAGTCCGAGACCGGTCGGGTCGCGCCCGCGTCGGGGAGTGCGCCGTACCAGGTGCAGGCGAGTACCCGGGTGGCATCCTGTGTCGCCGGCGAACGCCTCCAGGTGTCATCGGACTCGAGCAACGACCAGGCCGCGGTGAGCCTCGACCGCGCGGCCGCCCGTTACACCGACAAGAACGGCAAGGTCCTCACCCCGCCCGAGGGGTCGGACCTGGTCCCCAAGGGCGCGACGACGGTCACCAACGTCCTGGTCACCGTCGACTGGTCCGCCCGCGGCTGGGGCCTCGACAAAGCGGTCCTCGAGACGAGCGGCACGTGCCAGCCGGGTACCGCCTCGGACGATCCGTCCGCCCCCACCACCCCCTGA
- a CDS encoding AAA family ATPase, with product MTITQEQATWYAQTFAQIADNVERAVLGKRHVVELVLTAMLSDGHVLLEDVPGTGKTSLARAIAQSVQGTNTRIQFTPDLLPGDITGITVYDQKTGTFEFHAGPIFANIVLADEINRASPKTQSALLEVMEEARVTIDGVSREVGVPFLVLATQNPVEQAGTYRLPEAQLDRFLLRTSLGYPDHAATVRILDGAPVATADLRPIITPQALVGMADLAASVYVDALVLDYIARIVDATRSADEVRLGVSIRGALALTRATRARAAAQGRTYATPDDVKALAVAVLSHRLILHPEAEFDGVTQEAVVGQVLLDTVPPTQRESA from the coding sequence ATGACGATCACCCAGGAACAGGCGACCTGGTACGCCCAGACCTTCGCGCAGATCGCCGACAACGTCGAGCGCGCCGTGCTCGGTAAGCGGCACGTCGTCGAGCTCGTGCTGACGGCCATGCTCAGTGACGGGCACGTGCTCCTCGAGGATGTCCCGGGAACGGGCAAGACCTCGCTCGCGCGCGCGATCGCGCAGTCGGTGCAGGGGACGAACACCCGCATCCAGTTCACCCCCGACCTGCTGCCGGGCGACATCACCGGCATCACGGTGTACGACCAGAAGACCGGCACCTTCGAGTTCCACGCCGGCCCGATCTTCGCCAACATCGTCCTGGCCGACGAGATCAACCGCGCGAGCCCGAAGACGCAGTCCGCCCTGCTCGAGGTCATGGAGGAGGCGCGGGTCACCATCGACGGCGTCTCGCGCGAGGTCGGCGTGCCGTTCCTCGTCCTGGCGACGCAGAACCCGGTCGAGCAGGCGGGAACGTACCGGCTGCCCGAGGCGCAGCTCGACCGGTTCCTGCTGCGCACCTCGCTCGGATACCCCGACCACGCCGCCACCGTCCGCATCCTGGACGGCGCTCCGGTCGCCACCGCGGATCTGCGTCCGATCATCACGCCGCAGGCGCTCGTCGGCATGGCCGACCTCGCCGCGAGCGTCTACGTCGACGCGTTGGTCCTCGACTACATCGCCCGGATCGTGGATGCCACCCGCTCGGCCGACGAGGTCCGGCTCGGGGTCAGCATCCGCGGCGCGCTCGCTCTGACGCGGGCGACGCGGGCGCGCGCCGCGGCGCAGGGGCGCACCTACGCGACCCCCGACGACGTCAAGGCGCTGGCCGTCGCAGTGCTCTCGCACCGTCTGATCCTGCACCCGGAGGCGGAGTTCGACGGTGTCACTCAGGAGGCCGTCGTCGGGCAGGTGCTCCTGGACACCGTGCCTCCCACGCAGCGCGAGAGCGCCTGA